TGGGTAGCAGCGTTGCCATGACGTTGGCCCGCAACGAAACTCCACGTTACGGCAAACCCGTGGTGGTCGATGCCACGCCCAAGTTTGATGTATCCAAATACGATCACATTGTGGCTGAGGTGCGTCCATTGGGCGTCAAGCATCAGGAGCGTGAGGAGCTGCAGTTTGTTGATGAGCAGAAGCCCCACCATGAGGAGCAGCAGAGACCTCATCACGTCGAGCTGGAGATCAAGCAGCAGGAACAACAGAAGCCACACCACGTTGAGCTGGAGatcaagcagcaacaacaggagcagcagagACCACAACACGTTGAGCTGGAGATCAAGCATCAGCAGCGCGAGCAGGAGAGGCCACAACATCTGGAGTTGGAGATTGTTGCCGAGCATCAGCAGCACCACAGGCCACAACACGTTGAGTTGGAATTCCATCAGCCGCAGCGCGAGCAGGAATCCCCCAAAGTCAAAGTGGAAATTCACCAGCAGCAGAAGGAACAGAAGCCACACCATATCGAGCTGAATATCCATCAGGAGCAACCTCAAGAGCGTCCTCATTATGTTGATGTGGAGTTCAAGCCTCAGCGTCCTGAGCCACATCACATCGAACTGGAGCTGGTGGCCAaccagcatcagcagcagccacagaaAGTCCAGTTTGCAAATCCTCAGGACTTCGACATGCTGCCACATCATCTGCAATTGGCTCTTTAAGTGAGGCGTTAGACAGACGACCCACAGCCGCAGTTTACAATTTCCGGTgtagaaaacttttgctgaaaattgagaaaactccataataaaagaaaaacacaaaactgcTGCATACTTACAGGCGCACTCCATTTTAGTTGTAGCCACGCGCCATTGCTGACCTTAGCCTGCAATTTTTGTGTGGCAAGTGAGTTTAACATTGCCATGACTGACACCGCCACCGGATTTGGTGTAGTGGTCTATTGGTCCATTGTTCGAGTTGCAACGTTTTGTATCTTTGGGCATTTGGTTGTATTTTAAATCT
This is a stretch of genomic DNA from Drosophila albomicans strain 15112-1751.03 chromosome 3, ASM965048v2, whole genome shotgun sequence. It encodes these proteins:
- the LOC117568234 gene encoding involucrin, with protein sequence MKVAILIALVALVGSSVAMTLARNETPRYGKPVVVDATPKFDVSKYDHIVAEVRPLGVKHQEREELQFVDEQKPHHEEQQRPHHVELEIKQQEQQKPHHVELEIKQQQQEQQRPQHVELEIKHQQREQERPQHLELEIVAEHQQHHRPQHVELEFHQPQREQESPKVKVEIHQQQKEQKPHHIELNIHQEQPQERPHYVDVEFKPQRPEPHHIELELVANQHQQQPQKVQFANPQDFDMLPHHLQLAL